In the Gossypium raimondii isolate GPD5lz chromosome 9, ASM2569854v1, whole genome shotgun sequence genome, one interval contains:
- the LOC128032534 gene encoding uncharacterized protein LOC128032534, protein MEGKDISEDMTEEISASVVPMAEEEGSGKKRAALNPKRWRNLEEKEIEVVFYYCCNVSFTPPPPPVFAGENYHIWVVKIRTYLREHNLWKVVENDTELAPLRVNPTIAQIKQHSEECAKNHKAMSCLQNGVSDVIFTRIMACDTLNQAWEKLKEEFLGSDKTKQQQLINLRRDFENLKMRESETIK, encoded by the exons ATGGAAGGGAAAGACATAAGCGAGGACATGACAGAGGAGATATCAGCATCGGTGGTTCCCATGGCAGAAGAAGAAGGATCGGGAAAAAAAAGAGCAGCGTTGAATCCTAAAAGATGG AGAAATCttgaagagaaagaaattgaagttgttttttattattgctGTAACGTGAGTTttacaccaccaccaccacctgtTTTTGCTGGTGAGAACTACCACATTTGGGTAGTGAAGATAAGGACTTACCTACGAGAACATAACTTGTGGAAAGTGGTTGAAAATGACACAGAACTAGCTCCATTGAGGGTCAATCCCACTATTGCACAAATCAAACAACATAGTGAAGAGTGTGCTAAGAACCACAAAGCAATGTCATGCTTGCAAAATGGAGTGTCTGATGTGATTTTCACTCGAATAATGGCCTGTGACACTCTAAATCAAGCTTGGGAGAAGTTGAAGGAAGAGTTTCTGGGGTCTGATAAAACCAAGCAGCAACAGTTGATCAACCTCAGGAGAGATTTTGAGAACTTGAAAATGAGAGAGTCTGAAACCATTAAGTAG
- the LOC105797419 gene encoding LRR receptor-like serine/threonine-protein kinase GSO1: MQLTGSVIEIDLSGHGLNGSITPQIGALSKLKCLNLSSNNLRGELPSSLGNLTQLAVLDVSYNEIYSIPLEIEKMENLVSLNLTRNLIADMPSAIGLLTNLTHLIMNSNPLRSIISPHIWNLKKLMTLHLGNCQLYGSIPPNIGKLKSLVNLRLQNNMLVGPIPSSISNVTNLESLLLQNNQLNGSIPQEIGRLTNLITLYLLSNMLVGPIPSSLGYLSRLESFSLYKNKINGSIPSVITNLKKLTSLDLGGNNLSGQIPSFLGLLPSLSSLYLDSNLFEGFIPLDIGKLKNLTVLHFPNNKLTGSIPLSLLHLPNLWHLSMASNLLEGPIPHEIESLNTLRYLDLSDNKFSGPIPSQIGNLSNLTCLVLANNNLSGRIPQQIGGLSLYLLDLSHNIISGDIPSQLNSQNISNSMSSSLFHLHNLRYLFIASNLLEGPIPHEIENLKALEHLDLSENKLSGPIPTQIGNLSNLMYLILAKNNLSGRIPLQIGGLSLYQLDLRHNIISGDIPSQLNSQNIDLSHNLLHRVIPSKFGNLTHLSTLDLSWNN, translated from the coding sequence ATGCAATTAACCGGAAGTGTCATCGAGATTGATCTTAGTGGCCATGGTCTAAATGGGAGTATAACACCTCAAATAGGTGCACTTTCCAAACTCAAGTGCCTCAACCTGTCCTCAAATAATCTTAGAGGTGAGTTACCTTCTTCGCTTGGAAACCTTACTCAATTGGCAGTGCTTGATGTTtcttataatgaaatttattcCATTCCCTTGGAAATTGAGAAGATGGAGAATCTTGTTTCTCTAAATTTGACGAGGAATCTCATTGCTGATATGCCTTCAGCTATAGGTCTTTTGACCAATCTCACTCACTTGATTATGAACTCTAATCCATTACGGAGCATCATCTCTCCCCATATATGGAACCTGAAAAAGCTAATGACTCTCCATCTCGGAAACTGCCAGCTCTATGGTTCCATTCCACCAAATATTGGAAAGCTGAAGAGTTTGGTTAATCTCCGTCTCCAGAACAACATGCTTGTTGGTCCAATCCCATCTTCTATCAGCAATGTAACCAATCTAGAGTCGTTGCTCCTTCAGAATAACCAACTTAATGGATCCATTCCACAGGAAATTGGGAGGCTAACGAATTTGATTACACTGTATCTATTGTCTAATATGCTTGTTGGTCCCATCCCTTCCTCTTTGGGTTATTTATCCAGACTAGAATCATTCTCtctttacaaaaataaaataaatggttccATCCCTTCAGTAATAACAAATCTTAAGAAGTTGACTAGCTTGGATCTTGGTGGCAATAACCTGAGTGGTCAAATCCCTTCATTTCTAGGTCTTTTACCCAGCTTGAGTAGTTTGTACCTTGACTCAAATCTTTTTGAAGGTTTCATCCCATTAGATATTGGAAAATTAAAGAATCTGACTGTATTGCATTTCCCTAATAATAAACTCACTGGCTCAATCCCTttatctctacttcatttaccCAATTTATGGCATCTATCCATGGCTTCAAATCTTTTGGAAGGTCCCATACCCCATGAAATTGAGAGTTTGAATACCCTGCGATACTTAGATCTCTCAGACAACAAATTTAGTGGCCCCATTCCATCTCAGATTGgtaatttgtcaaatttaacATGCTTAGTTTTGGCAAACAATAACTTGAGTGGAAGGATTCCCCAGCAAATTGGTGGCTTATCTCTATACCTGCTTGATCTAAGCCATAACATCATTAGTGGAGATATTCCTTCTCAACTCAATTCCCAAAACATTTCCAATTCCATGTCTTCATCTCTATTTCATTTACACAATTTGCGGTATCTATTCATTGCTTCGAATCTTTTGGAAGGTCCCATACCCCATGAAATTGAGAATCTGAAAGCCCTGGAACACTTAGATCTTTCAGAAAACAAATTGAGTGGACCCATTCCAACTCAAATTGgtaatttgtcaaatttaatgTACTTAATTTTGGCAAAAAATAACTTGAGTGGAAGGATTCCCCTGCAAATTGGTGGCTTATCTCTATACCAGCTTGATCTAAGACATAACATCATTAGCGGAGATATACCTTCTCAACTCAATTCCCAAAACATTGATCTTAGCCATAACCTTCTCCACAGAGTGATACCTTCCAAATTTGggaatttaactcatttaagcACCTTAGATCTCAGTTGGAATAATTAA